From one Branchiostoma floridae strain S238N-H82 chromosome 3, Bfl_VNyyK, whole genome shotgun sequence genomic stretch:
- the LOC118411172 gene encoding UPF0728 protein, protein MPANAKVTIRYGKYEACGTVEYREDRLDGLQAVLKADGHEVELKQIEDWNVVELIVNGETVYTCNITELDFGGDGKLDPLCAEALQAVQTAY, encoded by the exons ATGCCAGCGAACGCGAAGGTGACGATACGGTACGGAAAGTACGAGGCGTGTGGTACAGTGGagtacagagaagacagactaGACGGTTTGCAAG CTGTGTTGAAGGCAGATGGACATGAAGTAGAACTGAAGCAAATTGAAGACTGGAATGTGGTGGAACTCATCGTGAATGGAGAAACAGtctacacatgcaacatcaCAGAACTGGACTTTG GTGGAGATGGCAAGTTGGACCCACTATGCGCAGAAGCATTGCAGGCAGTACAGACGGCATATTAA